Part of the Brassica oleracea var. oleracea cultivar TO1000 chromosome C8, BOL, whole genome shotgun sequence genome is shown below.
ATTGCTTGTGACTATCGTGGTTTCTAGCTCATTTTGTTTTATCTAATATGTTAATTTTTTTATATCAAATAATCTACATCATCTAATTTGACTTTTCAACGTATTTATAGTTATTATTCAGCGGTAAAAAAAATTATTCTAACATTTCCATTATAAATACTAAATAGTATAGTATTATACAATATTTGGATCTCAAGACGAAGCTTGGCATATGGCAGAGTATGTGGGAGAACTATGTTCAGTCACCAAGTAAACTAATAGAGTCAGAGTTAAATATGAATATTGCATGCACTAAAAAACTTAAGAAAAATACACTCATTAAGATAAAGAATTATATTCTGTTCATTTCAAAATAATGTATATTTAAAGTTTAAATACATATTAAAAATATATTAGGTCTTAATTATAAATATATATTTTTATGTTTAACTATTTTTTATAAATTTTATCCAACCGAAATTTAATAAACATAATTAATTTGTTCAAAATTTACAGATATAATTATTACCTATATATATATCGAAAAAACTGTTGAAGGCTCGTGAAAATCATGTGGAAGAAGCTTCGGGTAAACACCTTTGTATAAGAGAAGTTAGAAATTTAACAACGTTGTGTATACCTTTGTATCGCGCATGACGGCGCAGATAATTCCACTGTTCGTACGGCAAAGCAAGCATCGAGATACTTTTACTGTTTTAGAGTCAACAAATAAACAATAAAAGTATCTATTTGTTGCAAGACTTCATCCTAGTTGGATTATTATATTACATATATGTTAGGCTGGTTATTATTAATTTAATTAACAAAGGTTGATAATCTATCATGTAAATGCACTATCGATCAGATTCACTAGGAAAGCGTAGGTCATCAGATTCACTAGTAATCCGAGTAGAAAAGCTTAGATCACCAGATTCACTAATAATCTATTTGCTGCAAGACTTTAAAATATTCACGAGGCGGTAATAAATACAGAACCACTATTGTTTTTGGTTAATTTTGCAATCTGTTATTTTTGGAGTAATATATATCTCCAAGATCAATGGATACCCAACCAAAAGGCTCTCATTAAACATGTATTTAATGATTCGAAATAAGTATTTAAATGGCAGGACCATCTATTAAATACTTTTTTTCCTTTTTTTTTAACATATCTTTTGTCTTTTCTCATATTTTCTTTTGTTAAGACATCAAAATCAACTAACTCTTTTCACATAACTTTTGTTATAAAATATAGGGTTTAAACAAGAAGAGTAGATGGAATAATCAAGGGTTTTTGCCACCAGAAAAGTATTTACATAAATTATAACTGCTATTCTTAAATCGCAGTCAAAACTGAAATTTATTGATGTAATACGAACTTAGTGGTAGTTTACTAGTAATCGATCATTGGCTTTGACCAAAAAAAAAACAGAATCAACTCAACTACGTACAAGTTGTATATTAATCTTTCTTTCTTTTTTTGAGACACACAAGTTGTACATTAATCAAGTCAACATCCGATAATATAGAAATGAAACACAGACGATTAGCATGATCTCTTGCGTTACAAAACATTAATCAAGAATGACAGCTTATCTGTAGAAAAGGACGACACACAAAAGGAAACAAGAACAAATGATCATTTAAACGAGTTTCCACATTTCTCATACAAGTACAGAACCCTTTGACTTAAATCTTCGCAAATTAGCTTGTAACTATCAATCTTGTCTACTTGAAGATGTAAAGTGTAAAAGAGCCATTCTCCTTGAGAACTCGAAGATGAAACATTCACGATAACAAACCCATCTTCTTCTAGTCCATTCAACACATTATATATCGAAAAATTATGAATCTTGGACGATGAGATTTGGACCGTCACTTTGTTGTCTACAAGGTTAGTTGCAAAAACGGTGGAGAAATAACTAGCAGCCACCTTTGGTTCCGGCTTAACGTAATGTTCTCTTTGGTCCGATACTCGCACCAAGAGGTCTTCCTTCTTTTGTATTAGCTTCTTCACTTCCTCTTGCAGCTCAGGTATGTACAGCACACTCCGTGAAACGGTCTCAGGATTACTTAGCTTCTTCTGCAATACAATAAAGCCAAAAGAAAATAAAAAAGGGTTGATAAGATACTTTTCTTCTAAATGGTAACAATTAATCGAGTAAGCAGACTAGATTGGAAGTAGCTACTTACCGACTGATATGAACTTGGAAGACATGAACGAAGAGATGAGAACAAAGCGTTGGCTTTCTGGCGACGGTTACGCTCATTGGCATTGTGATTAAGCTTCTTGATCACGACCGAATTGTTGTTTAATCCATTTCCCTCCGACAAAACAGGAACCCCTAAGCTGGTCTGATGATGGACCACTCCATACGTCTTCGGTACCGGAAAATCAAGAAATGTGTCGTTCTTATGGTTATCTCCAACGAGTTTGTAGCTCTCGCACTCTACCGTTGCTGCCCACCCAGAGTTTGGGAACAATAGAGAGCCCAATGCATGCATTTTTGCTTGACTGAAGACAATTTTTATAGCTTTTTCTTCGCTAGAAGCTCTTTTGGTTGGGACATAACTGACCTGCTACACCTGAATATATAGATAGTATTAACCAAATAAACAAATAAATCTCCATTGTTCAATCAAAGTAACAAACTATATTATAAGTATTTGTGAACTGTAAAGCCTTAACCACAAGCATATGACGAAGAAACTCATTTTTGTAAAGAGGAATCTCATGTTTGTAAATACATACTATAACAAGGAATCTCATGTTTATAAGAATATACCACAAGTATATACCACACGGGTTTATATAAATAGCTGAATTTTGTAAAATACACCCTGTATTAGTTTTTTTCTTAAAACAAATTCTGCATTATATTAGCATTTTTACCAAAAAAGTATTCTACATATTCTCTATGATTCATAGAAAGGGATGTTTGGCCAAATTTTTTTTTTTTCGTTTTAGACAATATTTTCAATTTCTCAATATAAAACTAACGTGTTTTCTATTATTAGTACAATTTATGTTCTTCAGTACATTTACAATTGTTTCAAATAATATTTGTGTAGCTAATAACTGATGTTTAATTTAGGAAATAACAATTTTAATCTTCGTACAAAAATCTTGTTTTATATGCCGTTATTACATTTTTGAATTACATCACTACCATTTCCATGGTTTAAAATTAATATTCGTAATGATTCTCACTACATCAAATAAATGTTATGAACATATTTGGGGATAATCACTAATACCAACTCACAAATGATTAATTGAAATTTCTGAGCAATGATTATATACATCTATAATTAATTTGTAATCATCTACTCCTTCCATATCTGAATAAGTGTCACTTTGACACTTTTCACAAAGACTAAGAAAGTAGCGGAAATATATGTAAGTTGTTATTAATTATATCTTTCTGACCAATAGTATTTGAGATAAATAAAATTATTTATAATACCAATGCAGTTTACAATTAATTTTCAGTTAAAAGTAAGTATAATTTGCATTGGAATGGTAAAGTGACACTTTTTGTGTAACAAGAAAAACAAAAAGCTAAAATGACATTTATTATGAAACAGATGGAGTATTAAATAATTTAAAATATTTAATTCTTGGAAAATAGTAGATTTATTTGAAACTAATTTAAATATTTTCTGAAGCAGATCATTTATATTTTGGTTAGTAAAGTTTCTTATAAAATTAACATTTTAATTCTGTTTCAAAAACTTAGCATTAGATTATATTTGGTAAAACAATCCATTAACGATTTTCATAGAGGTAAATTATTTTATAATAGTTCAGCAACTTATATGTAAGTCCATGAATATATCAAAAATCAATGAATATCAATTGATGTGTTTTACATGAAAAAAAAATATTAAATGTATAATTAGGGCCTAAATATATTATTACATAAAAATTAAACTCAGCTACTTTATTTAGAAAGACATGTATTCGAAAAAGTGGCATATTGTCTTCAGGTGAAGAATATCATGTAAAGATATTAAAACCAAAAAAAGTTCATACTCACTGCATCAAAGAAATGTTATATAAAGATTAAGGAATAATCACTTTACCAGAACATGTAATTAATAGAAATTCATGAACAATGATTATATACTTTTTCAACATAATGCAGAAAAAGAGACTAAACTGAAAGTTAGCCAAAAAGATGGAATTTGATCAGCAAAACCCATAGCAGTTGAGTGATTCGAGCGCTATCTGCCAACTTATCTATTTTGTATTTTTTTTTTCTTGAAACTTGTTAAATTTCATAATTTGGGAAAATAGAAAATTCGCTTACACCGGTTAAATTATTCAAAATGAGTGGATTGGCATCATTTTCACCAGGTCAGAGTAGTCTATAATACAAACCACATCTTTTCATTGGTAAGCTGTCATACACTTTATTGCCTGAGTACTTCAAAGTTCAAACTCTGCATGAAAAGGTGTAAGATTGCATCAAACATTTCTTACTCCCATTGCGTTGCTGCATAGTCCCCTTTGTACTAAACTATCTCTTTCTCATGCATAAAATCAGATTCCTTCCTGCCTCTGTAAATGTAAAAACATCATCCTATAGTGTATATTATTTGTGGGAAACTTGAAAGATCAATGATCATCCTTACAAACATGCACACGTTGTGCTTTTTTCCATAATTTCTTTTTCACCTCTTCCACTGTTAAAATGTCATTGCATTATATGATCCTTATTATTAAAGACTTTATCAATTCAGTTTTTTTTTTCTCATATATACCATATGTTTATGTTTTAGAGTTTATGGTTAAAGGTATAGTGTTTAGAACTTATGATATTTATGGTTTTTTTTTTAGCTTAGACGGGGTAAAACTCTAGTTTGTGTGTTTATGGGAGTAGAACAAATAATCTTTATATTTGTGAATACAGTTGCGGTTAAAAGTAGTCTTTGGTTATATATAATATTTGGTAAGATTCAAGTTTAAACCGCTAGTGGACATTTAGAAAGTACAAGATTTACATTCTTCATCTGCACCAAAATGTATACACTGTGTATCACAAATTATACTCGTTGTTTTTAGATTCTTATTGACCGCTAAACTACCTGAAATGATTCGGAAAATAAAAAGTTTTAATTTTGGTGAACATTGTAATTTTAAGCAAAATATAAGAAAGGGTTGACGTTTGTAATTAAATGTTGAGATCTCGTTATAATTCAAAACAAAATGTTTTCATATTTCATTATATTTTGGTTAGTCAAGTTTCTAGTAAGCTTGCCATTTTAATCGAAGAGTTGTAACTACCAAACGCAAACTCTAAAACTTAAAATTCTAACTCATAATCATAAAATATAAACTATCAAAATATAAATAGCCAAAATACATAGATTTTAAAAACTTATAATTTTTTTTAGATATTTAAATTAATCATTTTTCTTAAATCTAAATTAAATCTAAACATATGCATAAGCATAAACATCTCACGAGTTAAAATATTAAATAAATGTGAAGCTCGTTAGTCTTAATTCAATTAACATCAGTTGGTGATCTATCATGTATAAGCACAAACCACTATCGATTTAGGGTCAACTTGTCGTCTCTATCCAATCATTACCCATAAGACATTTGCTTCCTCATCCACGACACTATTCTCTTCCACTTCTGCATCTTTCTTGTTGTGGATGGCGGTTCCGATAATTCTTGTGGTTCCGATACATAAAACCTACGTGAATTATTGATGTCCATTAGTCTATTTCGAGGAAACACAGCAAACTTCCCAAAGCTTGCTGTTATTCTTTCCCATTAATGTGAATCGTAGGAGTTCCCATGTCCCTACATCTCTATCATCATAAAAACTAACCAAACGGCTTCTCAAAATCATGTATTTAATGATTTGTAATTAAGTTGACAGGAGCATCGATTAAGTAAATTTTAAAAAGATGCTATTCTAAAAATTTATATAAAAGATAGCACTCATTGATTAAATTTTCTAAAATAATACTCATTTGTCATGAAAATTATAAAATTACTCTCATTCCTAAACCCTGATCCCACCTCCACCCACTCATTTTTAAAAAGATGCTATTCTAAAAATTTATATAAAAAATAGCACTCAAGCCATAAATAATTCTTTTTTAAAAGTACCCTAAGTAGGCTACCACTTTTCAAAAATATACTTAATCAAAAATACATTAGATATGGATTTAGGGTTTAGTGATTATTGTTTACGGTTTAGTATTTTAGGGGGTGGGTTGAGTTTATAAATATTTATAAATTCTTCTTAAAAATTTATAAATAATTTAATAGAGTTAGTTTAATCTTTTTATCTAATTTGTAGTAAATGCATTTTTAATTGTTAAGTAATGTTATTTTAGGATTTTTTTCTCGTGTGCTAATCTTGTCAAAACATGATTTAGTTCTATTTGAGAATCTTACTCTAATATATTCTTTAAATTTATAAATTTTAATTTAATATATTTTATCAGATTAATTTATATATTTTATGTATTTTGAATAAAAATACATTCTTACATGAGGTTTGAAAAAAATAACAGTAAAATAATAAAATGAAAAACCCGATTAGAGATGAAATTCATTTGGCCCCTTATATGTTTCTCGAGGGTAGGGATATTATTCATATACATCTACACTAGTGAGCTGTTTATCAAATTTTTGCAATCGATGTTCAATCCTGAAGAGAAGAAAGAGATCTTCGGGAGGTGGGTTTTTATGATCCGATAACTAATCAAACTTACTTCAATCTTCCCGCTATTCTCGATTTTCTTTAAAAAAAGCGATCAACCAACAAGAATAGTTCATGATATTTCTTAGAAGGCGTGGATCGTAAAGAATTAAGTCTTAATAAAACGAAATCGAATTAATGAAATATAAAAAAGGGGATGGTAAAGACTCATATATAGGTTAGTATAAAATTTTATCTTCTCTTTTCTTTCCTCCTCTTTCATTTACATCATATTTCTTTTAATTTATTAGAATTTTCATTTATTATTAGTATTTTTTAAGGTACCAAAACTCAAAAGTACCCTTCTAACAACTACAATGTTTTATAATAATAAACAAATTTATTAAAATAATTCTGGATCTGTAAATTAGAAATTTTGTATATAACAAAACTTTGTTGTATAGAAAATAATATTGTATATATGAATAAAAATAAACAATCCACTGTTTTGTTGTTTATATAAAGTTTTATATATAAAATTAATAATTTATGATTTTAATGAGATCATAGATTTATCTAAATTTTTTCAAATATTATTATTTTATCAAATTATGTCATATTTTATTCCGGTTTAATTTGAAACCAATAATTTTATTAACATATACTTAGGATTATTCACACAGATTAAAAAAACATCTTTTACATTTTCTAAAAATCATTAACTTTTTTTTTACTTAATCACAATTCAACCAATAATGCATAATATTATTGGTCGTATAGCATTAATTGTTAATATATTTTACATAAAAATTGAAACACCATCTAATTTGATTCAAAAAAATTCTTTTAAAACACAATTATTAAAAATGGAATGTGCCAATTTTTGATGTTTTCTCCAGCGAGGTAGTAGTACCTCTCGTACTCGCACATGTTAACACGACCACTCAAATTTTAGGGACAATGGAGGGACAAATGCATACGTTTTTGCTTACCTAAAGCTAAGTTTTTAGTTCTCCCTCTATTAGAGCATCTCCAAAAAGACTCTCTATTATAAAGTTTTGCAAACTCTATATTTGAAGTTTCAAGTTGTTCTTCTCCAAAAGTAAAACTTCAAATTTAACTTCAAAATTATTTATAATTTACACTATGCTCCTTAATATAAATCCATAAAACTTTTGTAGATAACTAGCACATATATAAAATATTATAATAATATTAATTAATAAAATATTATAGTAATATTAATTTATAAAATATTACACTAAAATATAAAATTAAAAATAGAAATACATAATTAAATATTAAACTACAAGAAAAATACCACATTATTACATAAAATTATTTCAAAATGCATTGTCAACAAAAAAAAATATTTTAAAATGCTCAATTTTCGGTTATACAAAATTTGTTTGGAAAATATTTTAAAAGTTCTGAAGAAAATTTACTAGACTATTAGTGTTGATGTAATATTTAAATTTGTGTAATAATTATGTCTTCATGTATATATCTTCTTAAAAAAAATTATTAAGTTTCTTTTGTATTATTCTTGTTGTCTAATTCTACTTTTAAAATATTATGAATCTTTTTTTTAATTTTAGTAAAAAAATTATGTGTAAAATTTAAATTTAAATAAATTTGAATTATTTAAAGTATACAAAAGTTTTAAAGATTAAAATTATGGATGAGAAAATACTTAAGAATCATAAATGTGATGTATAATTAATTATAAAGACCAAGATGCAAATAAAAAAATGAAACTTCAAATTTAGAGTTTTAAGAAGTGAAACTTCAAATATGAAGTTTCACTTCTTAAAACTCTAAATTTGAAGTTTTGAAGTTTCTTTTTCGAGAGCAAAAAACTCTATATTTGAAGTTATAAAGTTTCTTTTGGAGATGCTCTTACAGAAGGATGTATGTTTATAATTTTCATACTTATTAAGAAAGCATTTAAATTTTAGTTATCAATGCATTATTTTCTGTAATTAACTATTTTCTCAATTATTAATCAATAAAATTTTATGAAACAAAAAAGTTTATAATTTATCATTAACCAATGCATTACAAAATATATAAATATATATATTTTTGAACGATTTTTTTCTAAAACATGGATCTTTATGGAACGGAGAGAATATCTGTTATTTAATTCACCGTTGAACCTATTATGATTGGAATATTATTGACTTCCGTATATATGTGGACAAAGGATTAAAAAAATAAATCCATGCTGTTTTTTAATCAAGAAACAATATTATATATGTTTTATTGTTAAGATTACATAATAAAAAATACAGAAATTGTATTCTATAACCACAAAAAAAAATTAAATTTGCTAAGTAACCAAAAACACCTTTTATTTCTTTCTTTCTCTTCCTATTTCTCTCAATTCTCTTTCTACAAAACTATTTTTTTTTTTGGCTATTACACAAATAATCTCTAAATATTAAAGTGTTATACGACTTATCATACTTCTTTTTTTTTTATCAAATACACGGCTTATCATAGTATAAAATAAAGGGAAATTAGGCTGTATAACCTTCAAACAAATTATAATTCACCTACTATCTAAAAGACCTAATTTATCTATATACCCTGTACATAATATACATTATTTCCATATTGCCCCTATATTCAACCGGTGAAACCTACTACCAAAAAAACTTAAATAAATAATTAATTAATGTAACAAGTAAAATATGTGGCCACGTTGTATTCACTCTCACCTCTCAAGATAATTAGATAGCTTTCATGAAGATGAAGATGAACGTGATCTTTTATTATGCACACATCTTCTTAAACTGAATTTATTCTCATGAGAAGAACAAAGAACAACGATGAGGACGTATACGGTGAGCAAACATAACAACTCTTTCATTTTTTTTCCTCTTTCTCTTAAATCATTGATTCTCACATCATGCTTTTGGTTTCATACTTTGTTTTCATTTCTTTTTTGTTTTAGTGATCCAATGGTGAAGAATAACGACGGCGGACCGGTAAAAGCGTCGCCGGGTCGGAAAAAGGAAAAGAGATGAAGATGATCTCTATATGGTAGTGAAGAATAATGACGGTGAACAAAGTGAAGGTGTATCAGCATGTTTGACATAAGAAGAATTGAAGAAGATGAACTTATCGTCTATACTATATTCGGGAAAGGAATAGTATAGTATATATTCTTTAGTGTAGTTATTTATGTAAAGTTATATATATCTAGGGGTGGGCGTTCGGGTACCCATTCAAGTTCGGTTCGGGTCTATTCGGGTTTCGGGTTTTCGGGGTCAAAGATTTTAGTCCCATTCGGATATTTCTAAATTTCGGTTCGGGTTCGGTTCAGATCTTTGCGGGTTCGGTTCGGGTTCGGATAACCCATTTAATAAAATTTTAAAATTCATTATTTTTAAAATTTTAAAATTCATTATATATTTTAAAATACTCAAAATCTATAAACAAAATAATATATTACATATAAATTTGAATAACACATATCAAAATACGTAAACTTAACATATAAATTGGTTTGATTTGAATATTTGGATAGAGAATAAATAAATATTTTAAGTATTTTTGGTATTTTGAGTATACTTTAACTATTTAAAACATTTACTTTTGATTATTTGTATATATTTTCAACTATTTTGGATAAGTTAAAAGTATCAAATATATTTTGGATATTTTTTAATATACATTAAATATAAAAAATAATTAATATATAGGTTTATATATAAATCTATTTCGGATACATTCGGGTACCGAAATATTTTGGTTCGGATCGGGTTCGGTTCGGTTCTTTAAATACCAAAATTTTAGACCCATTCGGATATTTAATCAATTTCGGTTCGGGTTCGGTATTACTTTTTCGGATCGGGTTCGGTTCGGTTTTTCGGATCCGGGTTTTTTGCCCAGCCCTATATATATCTAAACAATCCCTTAAAAATGTAATCATCTTCATATTTATAAATTTGATAGTTTTCTTCTATGTCATTTTGTGTAATTGATTGTAATATGAAATTCATACTATATTGGTTTAAGTGTAATGATTAAAACCAATTTTGGATAGATGACAAATAAACTCTTATATTAAGGTACTATACTACATTTCTCAACTATAAATAATATTTATATAGTATAAATTAATATTACATAATATTATGTATTATTTTAGATTTTGATATTTGGATTTAGAGTTTATATTTGAGTTTATGGTTTAGTAATTAGTGATTAGGGTTTAGTATTTAGAGTAATAGGGGTGAGTTTGAGGCCAGTATTAGATTTTGAGATTTGGGTTTAGAGTTTAGGGTTTAAGGTTTATATTTGGGTTTAGGGTTTATATTTGGGTTTAGGGTTTATACTTGGGTTTAGGGTTTAGGTTTTAGTGATTATGATTTAGGGTTTAGTATTTAGAAGGGCGGGGTTGGGATTTAAGTTTAGTGAACATGTATCGTTTCATTTGACGATTAATAAAGAGTGTTAGTGTTCTATTTTGTTCACCAATATGTACTATACTATTTATTTTACTCCATTTTGTTTAGGTTTAAGGGCTATACTTGGGTTTAGGGTTTAGTGATTAGAGTTTAAAGTTTAGTATTTGGAAGGTGTGTGGTTAAGGTTTGGGTTTAGTGATAGCAGTTTAGGGTTTAATATTCAAAATATGTCTTCAAGTGTCCAATATTGGAAAAAAATTTATAGATTGTATATGGGTTTATAGGTTCCTATCCAGGATTTAGATTTACAAAGTAGAGGTTTGGGTATAGTAAACCATATTATATATATATATACTATTTGGGTTTATGGTTCCTTAATTAGGGTTTAGTTTTAATAATTAATTGTGTGTCTTGCATTATTGTTGTATTTTTGCGGGTGAAGAGAATTTACTATTTGCATTTTATACTATGGATACACCATTGAATTTTTTTGATTATTTTAAACATTCGTGTACTATACTACTTAGACTATATATAATAGAAAATATGTAACATGCTAACCAAGTAAATGTGCCTTCAAGTGTCCAATATTGGGAAATAATTTATAGATTGTATTTGGGTTTATAGGTTCATGCATAGGATTTAGATTTAGTAAGTAGAGGTTTGGGTTTAGTAAACCATATTATATTTTTTGTTCTATTCTATCTGGGTTTAGGGTTTATACTTGGGTCTAGAGTATATACTTGAGTTTAGGGTTTAGTGATTAGGATTTAGGGTTTAGTGATTAGCATTTAGGGTTTAGTATCGGAGATTGAGGTTTGTGTTTAGTGATAACAGTTTAGGGTTTAGTATTCAAAAGTTAGGGTTTAATATAAAATTAGTTTCATTCAAATGTTTGACAATGTTAGGGTCATGTCTAGTTCAAGAACGTTTTTTCATCAAGAAGTAATTTTAATTATTTCTTCTCGTACTATTTTACATATGATGCTCAACTAATATAAATAGAATAAACATTTGTATACTATTTTATACAATGTCCATATTATGTATGTATAGTACTTGAAAATCTTATAAAAGATTATATATTTAAGATTTTGATTTTCTTTTAAATATATATTATACCTTAGATCTGGGTTTAGGATTTAGTGGCTAGGGTTTAAAGTTTAGTAATTAGGAGTTGGGTTTAGAGTTTAGTATGATATTTTTCATCTTTATATAGTTAGTTTAATATCACAAAATATTATATATATTTTCAGATTTTAATTTTATTTTAAAATTATAAATATATAATATAGTTTACATTTGAGTTTGGGTTTAGTGATCCATTTAGGGTTTAGTATTTAAAAGTTGGAGTTAGATTTAGGTTTATATTTGAGTTTATGGTTTATATTTGGATTTAGGGTTTAGTGATTAGGGTTTAAGGTTTAGTATTTAGAGATTAGTTTCAGATTGAGATAAGTTTTAGTATCTAGATTTAAGGTTGATGTATAATTAATATTCTATATTATTTTGGTGATATGAAGTAGAATTAATGAAATGTTAGTGGTTATTATGTATGTGATGTGGCTGTGTTATTTTCCTTTTGTTGGTGACAGTTTGCATTAATTATTGGCCACACTTGGATTTTGTCAACGTTATCTCTACTTCTTTAAGCCACCGGCAACTTGTATGAATCAATGGTAAAACCGGTGAAAATGAAGCACAATTGTTAGATAATACATTATGTCAAAATCAGTGTTGCACTTAATTTCTTTCCCTACTTGGTCGTTTCAAAAATTCACCCTAAAATAAATAGTGGGGTCTCTAAAGGGGCTAGAGGTTGACACGAGCTATTCAACGCATGAACCTGGTCCAGTCACTATCAAAGATATTGTGTGAGATCCCCCCAAAACTGATATTACATGTATAAAACT
Proteins encoded:
- the LOC106311232 gene encoding transcription factor ORG2-like, whose protein sequence is MHALGSLLFPNSGWAATVECESYKLVGDNHKNDTFLDFPVPKTYGVVHHQTSLGVPVLSEGNGLNNNSVVIKKLNHNANERNRRQKANALFSSLRSCLPSSYQSKKLSNPETVSRSVLYIPELQEEVKKLIQKKEDLLVRVSDQREHYVKPEPKVAASYFSTVFATNLVDNKVTVQISSSKIHNFSIYNVLNGLEEDGFVIVNVSSSSSQGEWLFYTLHLQVDKIDSYKLICEDLSQRVLYLYEKCGNSFK